Proteins from one Coffea arabica cultivar ET-39 chromosome 8c, Coffea Arabica ET-39 HiFi, whole genome shotgun sequence genomic window:
- the LOC113706435 gene encoding protein TORNADO 2-like gives MALSNNVIGCINFVAMLLSIPIIGAGIWLATEPDNSCVKLLQWPVIILGVLILIVALAGFIGGFWRIPWLLILYLIAMLVLIVLLACLVVFIYMVTIRGSGRPATNRAYLEYHLDDFSGWLRRRVQSSYKWDRIRSCLSSSSMCAELNQSYRMPQDFFNAHLSPLQSGCCKPPTQCGYTFVNPTYWISPIDTAADMDCLQWSNEQTQLCYSCDSCKAGLLANLKKEWRRADIILLITLVGLIWVYLIGCCAFRNAKTEDLFRKYKQGYT, from the exons ATGGCACTAAGCAATAATGTTATTGGTTGCATAAACTTTGTTGCAATGCTTCTTTCAATCCCCATCATCGGTGCTGGAATCTGGCTAGCAACAGAACCAGACAATTCCTGTGTAAAACTTCTTCAATGGCCAGTGATTATCTTGGGAGTTCTGATTTTGATTGTGGCTCTTGCGGGTTTTATTGGAGGGTTTTGGAGGATTCCATGGCTTCTTATTTTGTACCTCATTGCTATGCTTGTTCTCATAGTTTTGCTTGCTTGTTTGGTGGTTTTTATCTATATGGTTACCATCAGAGGCTCTGGCCGGCCTGCAACAAACCGAGCTTATTTGGAATATCATCTTGATGACTTCTCTGGATGGCTTCGAAGAAGAGTTCAAAGCTCTTATAAATGGGACAGAATAAGAAGTTGCCTTAGCTCTTCTAGCATGTGTGCTGAGTTGAACCAAAGTTATCGTATGCCTCAAGATTTCTTCAATGCACATCTTAGTCCCTTACAG TCAGGCTGCTGTAAACCTCCAACACAATGCGGCTACACATTTGTGAACCCAACATACTGGATTAGTCCAATAGACACAGCAGCAGACATGGATTGCCTTCAATGGAGCAATGAGCAAACACAACTTTGCTACTCATGCGATTCATGCAAAGCAGGATTATTGGCTAATCTGAAGAAAGAATGGAGAAGAGCAGACATTATATTATTAATCACACTTGTGGGCTTGATTTGGGTTTATTTAATTGGATGTTGTGCTTTTAGGAATGCCAAGACTGAGGACCTGTTTCGCAAATACAAGCAAGGTTATACATAA
- the LOC113706317 gene encoding 29 kDa ribonucleoprotein A, chloroplastic isoform X2, which produces MAAIEAAAFSILSSSSSLPSTSPKCSLHFLKLPISTCALPFSSKRPLYPLPPLHSSRKPRFQICSTSTVEEVVTVEEKTEPTEEKAESAPQTNQKRKLFVLNLPWSFTVADIKNLFAECGTVTDVEIIKQKDGKNRGFAFVTMASGEEAQAAIKKFDSHELSGRIIRVELAKRFKKPSRSPPEVPSRGETCHKLYASNLAWKVRSSHLKEFFSAYSPVSARVVFDSPSGRSAGYGFISFATKEEAEAAISSLEGKPSKNSIFSKLHISLSWYNPLGESGHVYR; this is translated from the exons ATGGCTGCAATTGAAGCAGCAGCATTCTCCatactttcttcttcctcttccctCCCGTCAACTTCCCCTAAATGCTCTTTGCACTTCCTTAAACTTCCCATTTCCACCTGTGCCCTTCCTTTTTCCTCGAAACGCCCACTATATCCCCTCCCTCCACTGCACTCCTCAAGAAAACCAAGGTTCCAAATATGCTCAACCTCCACAGTTGAAGAAGTTGTTACAGTAGAAGAAAAAACAGAGCCAACCGAAGAGAAAGCAGAGTCAGCCCCACAAACCAATCAGAAAAGAAAGCTTTTTGTGCTAAATTTGCCATGGTCCTTCACCGTTGCTGATATTAAGAACCTCTTTGCTGAATGTGGCACTGTTACTGATGTTGAG ATTATAAAGCAGAAAGATGGTAAAAACAGGGGCTTTGCATTTGTGACAATGGCTTCTGGGGAAGAGGCTCAGGCTGCTATTAAGAAATTTGACTCTCAt GAATTGTCTGGTAGGATTATCAGGGTAGAGCTTGCAAAGAGATTCAAGAAACCCTCACGTTCACCTCCTGAGGTTCCTTCCCGTGGTGAGACCTGCCATAAGTTGTATGCATCCAATCTTGCCTGGAAGGTGAGGTCTAGCCACCTGAAAGAATTCTTCTCTGCCTACAGTCCAGTTTCGGCTAGGGTTGTCTTCGATAGTCCTTCAGGACGATCTGCTGGGTATGGTTTTATCTCATTTGCCACAAAGGAGGAAGCAGAAGCTGCAATCTCTTCTTTGGAGGGCAAG CCTTCAAAGAACTCCATCTTCTCCAAACTTCATATCAGTTTGTCTTGGTACAATCCTCTAGGAGAGAGTGGGCATGTATATCGGTAG
- the LOC113706317 gene encoding 29 kDa ribonucleoprotein A, chloroplastic isoform X1 yields MAAIEAAAFSILSSSSSLPSTSPKCSLHFLKLPISTCALPFSSKRPLYPLPPLHSSRKPRFQICSTSTVEEVVTVEEKTEPTEEKAESAPQTNQKRKLFVLNLPWSFTVADIKNLFAECGTVTDVEIIKQKDGKNRGFAFVTMASGEEAQAAIKKFDSHELSGRIIRVELAKRFKKPSRSPPEVPSRGETCHKLYASNLAWKVRSSHLKEFFSAYSPVSARVVFDSPSGRSAGYGFISFATKEEAEAAISSLEGKELLGRPIKLKFSQKNDDKSENEVEETTKEQPADQ; encoded by the exons ATGGCTGCAATTGAAGCAGCAGCATTCTCCatactttcttcttcctcttccctCCCGTCAACTTCCCCTAAATGCTCTTTGCACTTCCTTAAACTTCCCATTTCCACCTGTGCCCTTCCTTTTTCCTCGAAACGCCCACTATATCCCCTCCCTCCACTGCACTCCTCAAGAAAACCAAGGTTCCAAATATGCTCAACCTCCACAGTTGAAGAAGTTGTTACAGTAGAAGAAAAAACAGAGCCAACCGAAGAGAAAGCAGAGTCAGCCCCACAAACCAATCAGAAAAGAAAGCTTTTTGTGCTAAATTTGCCATGGTCCTTCACCGTTGCTGATATTAAGAACCTCTTTGCTGAATGTGGCACTGTTACTGATGTTGAG ATTATAAAGCAGAAAGATGGTAAAAACAGGGGCTTTGCATTTGTGACAATGGCTTCTGGGGAAGAGGCTCAGGCTGCTATTAAGAAATTTGACTCTCAt GAATTGTCTGGTAGGATTATCAGGGTAGAGCTTGCAAAGAGATTCAAGAAACCCTCACGTTCACCTCCTGAGGTTCCTTCCCGTGGTGAGACCTGCCATAAGTTGTATGCATCCAATCTTGCCTGGAAGGTGAGGTCTAGCCACCTGAAAGAATTCTTCTCTGCCTACAGTCCAGTTTCGGCTAGGGTTGTCTTCGATAGTCCTTCAGGACGATCTGCTGGGTATGGTTTTATCTCATTTGCCACAAAGGAGGAAGCAGAAGCTGCAATCTCTTCTTTGGAGGGCAAG GAGCTGTTGGGCAGACCTATAAAATTGAAGTTCAGTCAAAAGAATGATGACAAATCTGAAAATGAAGTGGAAGAAACGACCAAGGAACAACCTGCGGATCAATAG